In Desulfobacterales bacterium, the sequence CGACATTGTCATAAACACCTTACATCGCAATTCCTTTCAGGAGTCCAACATTCGCATTGTGGTGACCGGCGGCTCCAGCCCTGATTTTATCACTCCCCAGGGAAAGCCCCGGCTGCTGGTTCTGGTTACCCAGGCCCCGATGCTGCCCCAAGAGTGGTATATTGATGGTGTAAAAATCATTACATTTTTTTCAGAAAGAAGCATCCCAGGCGCCAAAAGCATTGATTATGTGGCCGCAACCATTGCCCTTAAACAGGCGCGTGATCAAGGCGCTATAGAGGCCGTTTATGTCGATCATAACCAATACGTGCTTGAAGGTACAACCAGCAATATTTTTGCATTGATCAACGGTTCGCTGGTCACACCAGGAAAGGGAATTTTAAGCGGTATTACCCGTAAAGCTGTTTTGCAACTGGCTGCAAAAACACTTACCGTCGAAATCCGCGATCTGGATTTAGATGAGCTCAGATCAGCAGAAGAAGTGTTTATTACCGGCACCAACAAAA encodes:
- a CDS encoding aminotransferase class IV, translating into MKQTYYVDGQFVDATEAVIPVDDLAIMRGYGVFDLLRTLNGRPLFLKEHIQRLEESARRIGIKLPWTQRQLVDIVINTLHRNSFQESNIRIVVTGGSSPDFITPQGKPRLLVLVTQAPMLPQEWYIDGVKIITFFSERSIPGAKSIDYVAATIALKQARDQGAIEAVYVDHNQYVLEGTTSNIFALINGSLVTPGKGILSGITRKAVLQLAAKTLTVEIRDLDLDELRSAEEVFITGTNKMIVPVVQVDKRTIGKGRPGQATRTLMHAFSKQIDDYRHQKAG